One part of the Plasmodium yoelii strain 17X genome assembly, chromosome: 13 genome encodes these proteins:
- a CDS encoding dynactin subunit 2, putative: protein MKKIEKKTSKEQNEENFHSCDFDQIEQSDRSENIAKNENSKKDEQNEKENYRIMGKNGETVKSINSTNNIDNTLKREELIFSQSPLPKENEENEENIVEDRSLNTQYNIEENINKNQYPSVVHDLDDSYHSKHDDNNSSLIQGIKLKNKQMMSKKRISKLFGSEHTSNKEDVLHINKNKKLGKENIKVDMRNFFFPSQEKDVFEYVPETSNYSICHNNSTELYKDIVNMNKNFLDEININIYSSPLDTYLSSTVAKQDNAKIENKILSSEYGEKIVNKKSVSLDEKNPNFITNLNGNKNDVKIFNNDNNAILDESENNKPLYLYEYYKNKTFKCYNNGVVVEIDPSKIRYNDATNYEYNNNMSSYLNDPLSYLQKLKCEIEDMMVYINDIAKNDQNDENTQNGDTSIKKNEENQLDKNELIEHEQIVKKIMHNREPPEVLLELFALKNDINNILNDDKLVKILKKKNVKKQNDLSKECTNNNDSKNEEIIYEMLKKLQTDDTFNDFIKLNNEKTSDDEKIKDIDSFMRKIGIYTLNSSKEKNDEIKDVQVKDLLILERKIAHMEKILGVEKMSMLPYDDLNHAILDLYNKLSLLDSSKLENVKKKMQNLQSEFLNLKKFKKDVLNITKEKGNYEESIDELFKILDVWKKTHHMIPNLLSRLQQLKKIHDNAQSFSTRLDDLEKQQSKLDSTLEEAQKNIDLVNSKIDQNANLLQDMLKKMEMQEISLQSNN, encoded by the exons atgaaaaaaattgaaaaaaaaacatcaaaagaacaaaatgaagaaaattttCATAGTTGCGATTTTGATCAAATAGAACAATCTGATAGATCTGAAAATATtgcaaaaaatgaaaatagtaaaaaagaCGAACAGAATGAGAAGGAAAACTATAGGATAATGGGTAAAAATGGGGAAACTGTAAAATCAATTAATAgtacaaataatatagacAATACTCTAAAGAGAGAGGAGTTAATTTTTTCACAATCGCCATTAccaaaagaaaatgaagaaaatgaagaaaatatagtAGAAGATAGATCGTTGAATACTCAATATAATATcgaagaaaatattaataagaaTCAATATCCTTCAGTGGTACATGACCTTGACGATTCGTATCACTCTAAGCATGATGACAATAATAGTAGTCTTATACAGGGAATAAAgttaaaaaacaaacaaatgaTGAGCAAAAAACGTATAAGTAAATTATTTGGGTCCGAGCATACTAGTAATAAAGAAGATGtgttacatataaataaaaataagaaattGGGAAAGGAAAACATAAAAGTAGACATGAGAAACTTCTTTTTTCCATCTCAAGAAAAAGATGTATTTGAATATGTTCCTGAAACATCAAATTATTCAATATGCCATAATAATTCTACTGAATTATATAAAGATATAGTTAAcatgaataaaaattttttggacgaaattaatattaacatatattcaTCCCCATTAGACACATATTTATCTAGTACTGTGGCAAAACAAGATAATgcaaaaatagaaaataaaattttatcatcCGAATATGGagaaaaaatagtaaataaaaaaagtgtttcattagatgaaaaaaatccCAATTTCATAACTAATCttaatggaaataaaaatgatgttaaaattttcaataatgataataatgcaATTTTAGATGAAAGTGAAAACAATAAACCTTTATATTTATACGAATATTATAAGAACAAAACATTTAAATGTTACAATAATGGGGTTGTTGTAGAAATCGACCCTTCCAAAATTCGATATAATGACGCAACGaattatgaatataataataatatgagtTCTTATTTAAATGATCCGCTATcatatttacaaaaattaaaatgtgAAATTGAAGATATGATGGTATATATTAACGATATAGCCAAAAATGACCAAAATGACGAAAATACACAAAATGGTGATACTAGTATCAAAAAAAACGAAGAAAACCAGTTAGATAAAAACGAACTAATAGAACATGAACAAATtgtcaaaaaaattatgcataatAGAGAACCCCCCGAAGTTTTATTAGAATTGTTCGCacttaaaaatgatattaacaacattttaaatgatgataaattAGTCAAAatcttgaaaaaaaaaaatgtgaaaaagcAAAATGATTTATCAAAGGAATGtactaataataatgattctAAAAATGAGgaaattatttatgaaatGCTAAAAAAATTGCAAACTGATGATACTTTCAACGACTTTATCAAACTAAACAATGAAAAAACTTCtgatgatgaaaaaataaaagatattgATTCTTTTATGAGAAAAATTGGAATATATACTCTCAATAGTtccaaagaaaaaaatgatgaaataaaagatGTTCAAGTAAAAGATTTGCTAATACTTGAAAGGAAAATTGCACACATGGAAAAAATTTTAGGAGTTGAAAAAATGTCTATGCTTCCATATGATGACCTAAATCATGCCATATtagatttatataataaattaagtTTATTAGATTCTAGTAAATtagaaaatgtaaaaaaaaaaatgcaaaatcTTCAATCAGAATttctaaatttaaaaaagtttaaaaaagatgtattaaatataacaaaagaAAAGGGAAACTATGAAGAATCCATTGATGaactttttaaaattttagaTGTCTGGAAAAAAACACATCATATGATTCCTAATCTTTTATCTAGACTTCAACAATTGAAGAAAATACATGATAATGCCCAATCGTTTTCTACACGACTAGATg ATTTAGAAAAACAACAATCGAAATTAGATAGTACCCTAGAAGAAGCACAGAAAAATATAGACCTTGTAAACTCGAAGATTGATCAAAATGCAAATTTATTACAAGacatgttaaaaaaaatggaaatgcAAGAAATATCCTTGCAAagtaataattaa